The Muricauda sp. SCSIO 65647 genome includes a region encoding these proteins:
- the fucP gene encoding L-fucose:H+ symporter permease, with translation MTRPKVVSKEVLFPFILITTLFALWGFANAVTDPMVQAFKKVLELSNSQAAWVQMAFYGGYFCMALPAALFVRKYSYKVGVLIGLALYAAGALLFYPAAITEQFWFFCLGLYILTFGLAFLETTANPYILAMGAKETATQRLNLAQVFNPIGLLLGLLVAQQFVLKKLQSDDITDYFALDMAKKAMIRTSDLMVIRDPYVVLGLVILAVFVLILVNKMPQAKGDGKIPPFGETVKALRQKPKYVFGVVAQIFYVGAQIMCWTYIYQYAEAIDMPSDIAANYQFAAFVLFLAGRAIGTYLLRFIDPGKLLMWFALLAGVCVLGTIFGNGHPGLYSLVGISFFMSLMFPTIYGISLNGLNEDEAKLGAAGLVMAIVGGALMPKLQGMIIDLGGNGVDDVLLVGVPEVNFSFVLPLCCFVYIAWFGFSVFKKFRY, from the coding sequence ATGACCAGACCAAAAGTTGTATCAAAAGAAGTCCTGTTCCCGTTTATTCTAATCACTACCCTTTTTGCACTTTGGGGCTTTGCCAATGCGGTCACAGACCCTATGGTACAGGCCTTCAAAAAGGTTTTGGAACTTTCAAATTCACAGGCTGCCTGGGTACAGATGGCATTTTATGGCGGCTATTTTTGTATGGCCCTGCCCGCTGCCTTGTTCGTAAGAAAATATTCGTACAAGGTCGGGGTCTTGATCGGGTTGGCACTATATGCGGCCGGTGCCTTGTTGTTCTACCCAGCTGCCATTACCGAACAATTCTGGTTTTTCTGTCTAGGACTCTATATTCTAACGTTCGGACTGGCCTTTTTAGAGACCACCGCAAATCCGTATATCTTGGCGATGGGCGCTAAGGAAACGGCCACGCAACGCCTGAACCTTGCCCAAGTCTTTAATCCCATCGGGCTGCTGCTCGGCTTGCTCGTGGCACAACAATTCGTGCTCAAAAAACTACAGTCTGACGACATCACTGATTATTTTGCCCTGGATATGGCAAAAAAAGCCATGATACGCACTTCTGACCTTATGGTCATACGTGACCCATATGTGGTATTGGGATTGGTGATATTGGCCGTTTTTGTTTTGATCTTGGTCAACAAAATGCCCCAAGCCAAGGGTGACGGTAAAATTCCGCCTTTTGGTGAAACCGTCAAAGCGCTCAGACAAAAACCCAAATATGTGTTCGGGGTAGTGGCCCAGATATTCTATGTGGGAGCACAGATCATGTGCTGGACCTATATATACCAATATGCAGAAGCCATTGATATGCCCAGTGACATAGCGGCCAATTATCAATTTGCAGCCTTTGTACTGTTTTTGGCAGGAAGGGCCATCGGCACCTATTTATTGCGATTTATCGACCCGGGGAAACTGTTGATGTGGTTTGCCCTGTTGGCCGGTGTTTGTGTTTTGGGAACCATTTTTGGCAATGGACATCCCGGGCTTTACAGTTTGGTGGGCATATCGTTCTTCATGTCACTGATGTTTCCGACCATATACGGCATCTCCCTGAACGGTTTGAACGAAGACGAGGCCAAACTCGGCGCGGCAGGCCTTGTGATGGCCATAGTGGGTGGAGCATTGATGCCCAAATTACAGGGTATGATAATTGACTTGGGCGGCAATGGTGTAGATGATGTACTGTTGGTGGGGGTTCCCGAAGTTAATTTTTCATTTGTCTTGCCATTGTGCTGTTTTGTCTATATCGCTTGGTTCGGATTTAGTGTCTTCAAAAAATTTCGGTATTGA
- a CDS encoding SDR family oxidoreductase produces the protein MDLGLKDKVILVTGGDKGIGNGICHVLADEDAIPVVIGRKEKDVLNAVEAIKTKGGKAFFALAELTDPDQCRAAIEKTIQEYGKIDGLVNNAGVNDGVGLEQGNYQAFKRSVERNVGHYYVMAHHALPELKKSKGSIVNIGSKTAVTGQGGTSGYAAANGARNALTREWAVELLPYSIRVNAVIVAECYTPLYERWVKTFDHPQEKLNEIENKIPLENRMTTTEEIANTVAFLLSPKSSHTTGQLIYVDGGYTHLDRALQPSKS, from the coding sequence ATGGATCTAGGACTTAAAGACAAGGTAATTCTGGTTACCGGCGGGGATAAAGGGATCGGCAATGGCATTTGCCATGTGCTGGCTGACGAAGATGCCATTCCTGTTGTCATCGGTCGCAAAGAAAAGGATGTGTTGAACGCTGTCGAGGCAATCAAAACAAAAGGGGGCAAAGCCTTCTTCGCCCTTGCCGAACTGACCGACCCTGACCAATGTAGGGCCGCCATTGAAAAAACGATTCAAGAATATGGCAAAATCGACGGATTGGTCAACAACGCAGGGGTCAATGACGGTGTGGGCCTTGAGCAAGGAAACTATCAAGCATTTAAACGCTCGGTTGAGCGCAATGTCGGGCATTATTATGTGATGGCGCACCATGCCCTGCCCGAACTGAAAAAAAGTAAGGGCAGTATCGTAAACATAGGTTCAAAGACCGCTGTAACGGGGCAAGGGGGCACTTCGGGCTATGCCGCGGCCAATGGTGCCAGAAACGCACTCACCCGTGAATGGGCCGTTGAACTGCTTCCCTATTCGATACGGGTCAATGCGGTCATCGTTGCCGAATGTTATACCCCCTTGTACGAACGATGGGTCAAGACTTTTGACCATCCACAGGAAAAACTAAATGAAATCGAAAATAAAATTCCATTGGAAAACCGAATGACCACAACCGAAGAAATCGCGAACACCGTAGCTTTTTTACTATCGCCAAAATCGAGCCATACCACGGGACAGCTCATTTATGTTGATGGGGGCTATACCCATCTCGACAGGGCACTGCAACCATCAAAAAGTTGA
- a CDS encoding alpha-L-fucosidase — MKSQRYIRKHLMFLCWFLCGLTALSQDPGKQEKDLAESKMQWFKDAKLGVFIHWGLYAVNGIDESWSFYNGYISHDDYLKQTRGFSAKNYDPSAWADLIKKSGAKYSVITAKHHDGFALWNTQFGDLNAVKSAAAKRDVITPFVKALRRNNLKVGIYFSLPDWSYTDYTHFTRDSIRYKIEDRPQRWNTFLNYYQGQLKELSENYNPDLWWFDGDWEHTSEEWQAPKVRQLLLDNNPKTILNSRLQGYGDYSTPEQGMPITRPKDKYWELCMTMNNSWGYQKNDHDYKTTDQIIGIFADVISNGGNLLLDIGPKADGSIPEEQVNILEELGKWTSKHKEAIYGTVAGIPKEHFYGPTTLSKNRKILYLFVKGDPKGEIVVRGLKNKINRIWVVGEGTKLSHEVVGKVYWSHYPGITYIQVPEHVLDKQMTVLALLLNDEVDLYREDGAVIESN; from the coding sequence ATGAAAAGCCAGAGATACATCCGAAAACACCTAATGTTCTTATGCTGGTTTTTGTGTGGATTGACCGCCCTATCGCAAGATCCGGGCAAACAAGAAAAAGACCTTGCAGAGTCAAAAATGCAATGGTTCAAAGATGCCAAGCTGGGTGTTTTTATCCATTGGGGCCTATATGCGGTCAATGGCATCGATGAGTCTTGGTCGTTCTACAATGGTTACATCTCGCACGACGACTACCTAAAGCAGACAAGAGGTTTCTCTGCAAAAAATTATGACCCGTCGGCATGGGCCGATCTTATCAAAAAGAGCGGTGCCAAATACTCGGTCATCACCGCCAAGCACCATGATGGTTTTGCGCTGTGGAATACCCAATTCGGTGATTTGAACGCCGTTAAAAGCGCTGCCGCCAAGCGTGACGTGATCACTCCTTTTGTCAAGGCCTTGCGAAGAAACAATCTAAAAGTGGGCATTTACTTTTCGCTTCCCGATTGGTCGTATACTGATTATACCCATTTTACCAGAGATTCCATCCGATATAAAATTGAAGACCGGCCCCAACGATGGAACACTTTTCTCAACTATTATCAAGGACAATTAAAGGAACTTTCCGAAAATTACAATCCCGATCTATGGTGGTTCGATGGTGATTGGGAGCACACTTCAGAAGAATGGCAGGCACCAAAGGTTCGCCAGTTGTTATTGGACAACAATCCAAAGACCATTCTCAATTCAAGGCTTCAAGGATACGGCGACTATTCGACTCCCGAACAGGGCATGCCCATCACCCGGCCAAAGGATAAGTATTGGGAATTGTGCATGACGATGAACAATTCATGGGGGTATCAAAAAAACGATCACGATTACAAGACCACAGATCAAATTATCGGAATTTTCGCGGATGTCATTTCGAACGGAGGAAACTTATTGCTTGACATTGGCCCGAAAGCCGACGGCTCAATACCTGAAGAGCAAGTCAACATATTGGAAGAGCTGGGCAAATGGACCAGCAAACACAAAGAAGCAATTTATGGTACTGTTGCGGGCATCCCCAAAGAGCATTTTTATGGTCCTACCACACTGTCAAAAAACCGAAAAATACTGTATCTTTTTGTCAAGGGCGATCCTAAGGGAGAAATCGTGGTTCGAGGATTGAAGAACAAAATCAATCGTATCTGGGTAGTCGGCGAAGGCACCAAATTATCACATGAAGTGGTGGGCAAGGTCTATTGGAGCCATTACCCTGGCATTACCTATATTCAGGTACCCGAACATGTATTGGACAAGCAGATGACGGTGCTTGCCCTATTGTTGAACGATGAGGTAGATCTTTATCGTGAAGATGGAGCCGTAATAGAGAGCAATTAA
- a CDS encoding alpha-hydroxy acid oxidase: MRNQKEIVFDSRYPSVDDLRTKAQKQIPRFAFEYIDGGCNEEINLHKNTREIREVELVPSYLNSYKGANLKTELFGHTYDAPFGIAPVGLQGLMWPNAAEILAKAAYRHNIPFVLSTVTTSSIERIGELTEGRAWFQLYHPTEEELRNDLIRRAEAAGCPVLVLLCDTPTFGFRPKEIRNGLSMPPKMTLSNLLQIFGKPRWAFETLKHGQPGFEVLKPYMSKNLNLKQLGLFMDQTFSKRMDVDKIAPIRDLWKGKLVLKGVVTEHDTEKAVQLGLDGIIVSNHGGRQLDAGESAIKPLTRIAKNHGDKITVMMDSGLRSGPDIARTLGSGAQFTFLGRAFMYGVAALGKLGGEHTISLLKTQLKQVMEQIGCGEIHEFPTFRKVDDQGK, from the coding sequence ATGCGCAACCAAAAAGAAATAGTGTTCGATTCACGATACCCTTCGGTCGATGACCTACGAACAAAGGCACAAAAGCAGATACCCAGATTTGCCTTTGAATATATAGATGGAGGCTGCAACGAAGAAATCAACCTACATAAAAACACCCGAGAGATCAGGGAAGTGGAGTTGGTGCCGAGCTATTTAAATAGCTATAAAGGTGCCAATCTAAAGACCGAACTTTTTGGGCATACTTATGATGCCCCCTTTGGCATTGCCCCAGTGGGCCTACAAGGGTTGATGTGGCCCAATGCTGCCGAAATCTTGGCCAAGGCAGCTTACCGGCACAACATTCCCTTTGTGTTGAGCACGGTGACCACCTCAAGTATTGAGCGTATCGGTGAACTGACCGAGGGCAGGGCATGGTTTCAATTGTATCATCCTACGGAAGAAGAACTGCGCAATGACTTGATTCGAAGGGCCGAAGCAGCGGGTTGTCCGGTACTGGTGCTGTTATGTGATACCCCTACTTTCGGATTCCGTCCAAAGGAAATAAGGAACGGCCTTTCAATGCCCCCAAAAATGACTCTTTCGAACCTATTGCAAATCTTTGGCAAACCTCGATGGGCGTTTGAAACCTTGAAACATGGCCAACCCGGTTTCGAAGTGCTTAAGCCCTATATGTCAAAAAATCTCAATTTAAAACAGCTGGGGCTTTTTATGGACCAAACCTTCAGCAAGCGTATGGATGTCGACAAAATAGCTCCTATTCGTGACCTTTGGAAAGGTAAATTGGTACTCAAGGGCGTAGTCACCGAACACGATACCGAAAAAGCCGTTCAACTGGGTCTCGACGGCATCATCGTTTCTAACCACGGTGGCCGTCAGTTAGATGCCGGTGAATCGGCCATCAAGCCCCTCACCCGAATCGCCAAAAACCATGGGGACAAGATTACCGTGATGATGGACAGTGGCCTACGTTCAGGCCCAGACATTGCCCGAACCCTGGGCAGTGGTGCACAATTCACCTTTTTGGGGCGGGCCTTCATGTACGGAGTGGCCGCATTGGGAAAATTAGGGGGCGAGCATACCATTTCATTGCTCAAAACACAATTAAAGCAGGTAATGGAACAGATTGGCTGTGGGGAGATACACGAATTTCCAACCTTCAGAAAAGTTGATGATCAAGGTAAATGA
- a CDS encoding sulfatase — protein MFLSCQTQEKKTIDRPNIVLFLVDDMGWQDTSVPFWNQKTPFNDRYHTPNMERLAAEGMKFTQAYATPVCSPTRISLMTGMNAAHHRVTNWTLRKDALQPMEKNHLTLRFPEWNVNGMSPVAGDPKAVHATPLPKLLQTAGYFTIHTGKAHFGAIGTPGENPLNLGFNVNIAGHAAGAPESYLGMENFGNGKKGKAVWAVPRLEKYHGNDIYLTEALTREALTHLDSVAGRKPFFLYMSHYAVHTPIMGDKRFLQKYLNKNLDSTEAKYASMIEGMDKSLGDIMDYLEEKKLADNTVILFMSDNGGLSAVARGGEPHTHNKPLASGKGSIYEGGIREPMLVKWPGVTKPSSITDHQIIIEDFFPTLVEMANITNARTVQKIDGQSFVSVLKGHPSKDQRPLFWHYPNEWGPNGPGIGAHSAVRLSDFKLIYFHEDQKIELYNITNDIGETENLADQRPEKANELAIILSNHLKAVNAQMPSHKKTGKKVPWPNEIINDDI, from the coding sequence TTGTTTCTAAGCTGTCAAACGCAAGAGAAAAAGACAATAGATCGCCCCAATATTGTGCTTTTTCTGGTCGATGACATGGGATGGCAAGATACCTCGGTGCCTTTCTGGAACCAAAAGACCCCTTTCAATGACCGTTACCATACCCCAAATATGGAGCGCCTTGCCGCAGAAGGCATGAAATTTACCCAAGCCTATGCCACGCCGGTATGTTCACCCACCCGTATCAGTCTGATGACCGGCATGAACGCCGCACACCACCGAGTCACCAATTGGACACTACGTAAAGATGCGCTCCAGCCAATGGAAAAAAATCATCTGACACTACGCTTTCCAGAATGGAATGTCAATGGTATGAGCCCTGTGGCCGGCGACCCTAAGGCCGTTCACGCTACACCGCTTCCAAAACTCTTGCAAACCGCAGGCTATTTTACCATTCATACCGGAAAGGCCCATTTCGGTGCAATCGGCACACCGGGCGAAAACCCCTTGAACCTAGGTTTTAATGTGAACATTGCCGGCCATGCGGCCGGTGCGCCAGAGAGCTATCTCGGTATGGAAAATTTTGGTAACGGTAAAAAAGGTAAAGCGGTGTGGGCCGTACCCAGACTTGAAAAATACCATGGCAACGATATATATCTCACAGAGGCCCTGACCCGTGAAGCCTTGACCCATTTAGATTCCGTGGCCGGGCGAAAACCCTTTTTTCTCTATATGTCGCACTATGCCGTACATACCCCCATTATGGGCGACAAAAGATTTTTGCAAAAATACCTGAATAAGAATCTAGATTCGACCGAAGCAAAATATGCTTCCATGATAGAGGGTATGGACAAAAGCTTAGGTGATATCATGGATTATCTAGAGGAAAAAAAGTTGGCCGACAACACCGTCATCCTCTTCATGTCTGACAATGGTGGCCTGAGCGCCGTTGCACGCGGTGGCGAACCCCATACCCACAATAAACCTTTGGCCAGTGGCAAGGGATCTATTTATGAGGGTGGCATCAGAGAGCCCATGTTGGTCAAATGGCCGGGCGTAACAAAACCCTCATCGATCACCGACCACCAAATCATTATCGAAGACTTTTTTCCTACCCTTGTAGAAATGGCCAATATCACCAATGCCCGCACAGTGCAAAAGATCGATGGCCAGAGCTTTGTGTCCGTTTTAAAAGGACATCCTTCAAAAGATCAGCGCCCCCTATTTTGGCACTACCCAAATGAATGGGGACCAAATGGGCCGGGCATCGGTGCCCATAGCGCGGTGCGGTTGAGTGATTTTAAGCTTATCTATTTTCATGAAGATCAGAAAATAGAACTATACAATATCACAAATGATATCGGTGAGACAGAAAACTTGGCCGACCAAAGACCTGAAAAAGCAAATGAGCTCGCCATCATATTGAGCAATCATCTAAAAGCGGTTAACGCTCAAATGCCAAGCCACAAAAAAACGGGAAAAAAAGTACCCTGGCCCAATGAAATTATAAACGATGACATCTAA
- a CDS encoding glycoside hydrolase family 36 N-terminal domain-containing protein gives MTSKPLFIFLFFSSFAISFSFSQNDQKDWLIDPSGYTAEIKKEDGNLILTNGLVLRKIQLHPNAATVEYKNLVSEETMLRSIKPEAEVTINDSTYAVGGLHGLKEHGYLKNEWLAKLKARPNDFQYISHEIKTISPNLKWNNSKRYHTAEEEHAKGKELVLTFEHSDPALNGVTVNVHYEIFDGLPLITKWITVMNNGPNTITLNRFKSELLAFPETENPVETPHHWRRPNMHVESNYAFGGFTAGESSVTTFWESDPEYTSQVNWKMETPCLLVSKLPVGPEIDVTPDGVFESFKTYELLLGNTADRERNSLAQRKMYRTLAPWITENPIFMHLTTTDDEKVLSAIDQCVETGYEMVILSFGSGLNMEDTTAVNIQKFKRLADYAHTKGIELGGYSLFSSRSIDETIDVINIETGKPGGTKFGNAPCLASEWGKSYLEKLKYFLKETGFDLLEHDGPYPGDHCASTSHKYHKGYEDSQWVQWNMTKDFYNWLRQEGIYLNAPDFYFLEGSNKCGIGYREVNWSLPRDQQIVLGRQNIYDGTWEKAPSMAWTFVPLTEYHGGGAAATLEPLEEHLDAYEAHMAQNYGSGVQACYRGPRLYDTEKTKKLVIDQINHYKKYREILNADIIHLRRPDGRSWDGFMHVSPHLEEKGFLMLFNPTDEPIKETIEIPMYYTGLTNTVNISQEGSTEKTYSINRNFYTTLEIEITPNHYTWYLLK, from the coding sequence ATGACATCTAAACCCCTTTTCATTTTTCTGTTCTTCAGCAGTTTCGCCATCAGTTTTTCATTTTCGCAAAACGATCAAAAAGACTGGTTGATCGATCCAAGCGGCTATACCGCCGAAATTAAAAAAGAAGACGGCAATCTAATTCTGACCAACGGATTGGTTCTTCGAAAAATACAGCTTCACCCAAACGCTGCTACTGTCGAATACAAAAATCTAGTTTCAGAAGAAACCATGCTACGCAGTATCAAGCCAGAGGCCGAAGTAACCATCAACGATAGCACCTATGCCGTTGGAGGGCTCCATGGCCTAAAAGAACATGGGTATCTAAAAAATGAATGGTTGGCAAAACTCAAGGCCAGACCAAATGATTTTCAATACATATCACATGAAATCAAAACCATATCACCAAACTTAAAATGGAACAATAGCAAACGTTATCATACGGCCGAAGAAGAACATGCTAAAGGCAAAGAGCTCGTATTGACTTTTGAACATTCAGATCCAGCGCTCAACGGGGTCACCGTCAATGTGCATTATGAAATCTTTGATGGGCTGCCCTTGATCACCAAATGGATTACCGTAATGAACAACGGCCCGAATACGATAACCCTGAACCGCTTTAAAAGCGAGCTATTGGCCTTCCCCGAAACTGAAAATCCGGTCGAAACCCCCCATCATTGGAGACGGCCCAACATGCATGTTGAGAGCAACTATGCCTTTGGTGGGTTCACAGCAGGTGAATCATCGGTCACTACCTTTTGGGAGTCCGACCCAGAATACACCTCACAGGTAAATTGGAAAATGGAAACGCCCTGTCTGCTGGTAAGCAAATTGCCCGTTGGCCCTGAAATTGATGTGACACCAGATGGGGTGTTCGAATCGTTCAAAACCTATGAACTGCTTTTGGGCAACACGGCAGATAGGGAACGTAATTCGCTAGCGCAACGCAAGATGTACCGAACATTGGCTCCATGGATCACTGAAAACCCCATTTTCATGCACCTGACCACCACAGATGACGAAAAGGTGCTATCGGCCATCGACCAGTGTGTTGAAACAGGTTATGAGATGGTCATTTTAAGCTTCGGCAGTGGCTTGAACATGGAAGACACCACGGCCGTAAACATTCAAAAATTCAAACGCCTCGCTGACTACGCCCATACAAAAGGGATCGAACTCGGTGGGTATTCACTTTTTTCGAGCAGAAGCATTGATGAGACCATAGATGTGATCAATATAGAAACAGGCAAGCCAGGCGGCACCAAATTTGGAAATGCCCCTTGTTTGGCCAGCGAATGGGGAAAGAGTTATTTAGAAAAGTTGAAGTACTTTCTAAAAGAGACCGGTTTTGACCTATTGGAACATGATGGGCCATACCCCGGCGATCACTGTGCCTCGACTTCGCACAAATACCATAAGGGATATGAAGACTCTCAATGGGTGCAATGGAACATGACCAAAGATTTTTATAACTGGCTTCGCCAAGAGGGCATTTACCTCAATGCCCCCGATTTCTATTTTCTAGAGGGGTCGAACAAATGTGGCATTGGCTATCGAGAAGTAAATTGGTCATTGCCCCGTGACCAACAGATCGTTCTCGGCCGACAGAATATTTATGACGGTACTTGGGAAAAAGCCCCATCGATGGCCTGGACATTCGTACCACTGACAGAGTATCACGGGGGAGGCGCCGCCGCCACCCTAGAACCCCTTGAAGAACATCTTGATGCATATGAGGCCCATATGGCACAAAACTACGGCTCGGGCGTGCAGGCATGCTATCGCGGGCCGAGACTCTACGATACTGAAAAGACCAAAAAACTGGTAATCGACCAGATTAATCATTACAAGAAATACCGAGAAATTTTAAATGCTGACATCATACATCTCAGAAGGCCTGACGGAAGGTCATGGGACGGATTCATGCATGTGAGCCCCCATCTTGAAGAAAAAGGATTTCTCATGCTTTTCAATCCGACGGATGAACCCATAAAAGAAACCATAGAAATCCCCATGTACTATACAGGTCTTACGAATACGGTGAACATTTCGCAAGAAGGCAGTACTGAAAAGACCTATTCCATCAATCGTAATTTTTACACAACCTTAGAAATCGAAATAACCCCAAACCATTATACCTGGTATTTGTTGAAATGA
- a CDS encoding L-rhamnose mutarotase, giving the protein MKRYCWALDLVNDEEKIEEYEAHHKSVWPEIIKSIRDTGIVGMEIHRIENRLFMIMEVDDTFSFERKRSIDSKNPKVREWETLMWQYQQALPTAKPGEKWLLMKKIFEL; this is encoded by the coding sequence ATGAAAAGGTATTGCTGGGCATTGGATCTGGTCAACGACGAAGAAAAAATTGAGGAATATGAGGCCCATCACAAAAGTGTGTGGCCCGAAATCATTAAAAGCATCAGGGACACCGGAATCGTAGGAATGGAAATTCATCGAATCGAAAACCGCCTGTTCATGATCATGGAGGTCGATGACACCTTTTCTTTTGAACGAAAGCGATCGATAGATTCTAAAAATCCTAAAGTTCGAGAGTGGGAAACCTTGATGTGGCAGTACCAACAAGCCCTGCCCACCGCCAAACCCGGTGAAAAATGGCTGTTGATGAAAAAGATTTTCGAGCTTTAA
- a CDS encoding alpha-L-fucosidase, giving the protein MKRKNIWYGAIAILLAFSSCGKVAPPEPVGPLPSERQLAWHELQYYAFVHFNMNTFTDTEWGTGAESPSQFNPTQLDTRQWAKVAKEAGMKGIILTAKHHDGFCLWPTETTEHSVKNSPWKNGKGDVVQELREACDEHGLKLGLYLSPWDRNNEHYGNPEYVKIFHEQLRELLTDYGELFEVWFDGANGGSGFYGGANETRKIDNKTYYEWEKTTAMVRELQPNAVIFSDGGPDIRWVGNEEGWANETNWSIMRRDEIHPGWPRYVELRSGHENGTHWLPAEVNTSIRPGWYYHPREDHQVKSLPRLVRTYYESIGRNGNFLLNLPVDARGLVHEKDVEQLVALKKQIDRDFAHELAQSQQIQASDVRGNSKSYNAEKAIDGNKDTYWATDDDITSASITLKFNEPTEVNRILLQEYIPLGQRVKRFAVAAEVDGDWKTLHEQTTIGYKRILRFNTTKTSKIKVDIIESKGPITLSNLELYHAPNLLVEPTISRNREGMVSLSVPDEKVDIHYTLDGNPPTPSSKKYQQPFMAPMPVTIKALAVNPVNGKQTSIASGYFDIPKKDWNVVSATKENDTIVEHLMDEDPNTFWATKKREVTIDLGQAHELKGFTYWPNQERYPFGIITHYEFLVSIDNKDWKSVATGEFGNIANNRIEQKITFNRTKGRYIKLRALRTNGTDPRVSFAEIGVLTAN; this is encoded by the coding sequence ATGAAAAGAAAGAATATTTGGTACGGCGCCATAGCGATACTGTTGGCTTTTTCGTCTTGTGGCAAAGTAGCGCCCCCAGAGCCCGTTGGCCCGCTGCCCTCTGAGCGACAGCTTGCATGGCATGAACTGCAGTATTACGCCTTTGTGCACTTCAATATGAACACCTTTACCGATACGGAATGGGGCACAGGTGCTGAATCACCAAGCCAGTTCAATCCTACCCAATTAGATACCCGTCAATGGGCAAAAGTAGCAAAGGAAGCCGGCATGAAAGGTATCATTCTCACGGCCAAGCACCATGATGGGTTCTGTCTGTGGCCCACCGAGACCACCGAACATTCTGTAAAAAATTCCCCTTGGAAAAACGGCAAGGGTGATGTAGTACAAGAATTGAGGGAAGCGTGTGATGAACACGGATTGAAATTGGGGCTCTATCTCTCACCATGGGACCGTAACAACGAACACTACGGAAACCCCGAATACGTGAAAATCTTTCATGAACAGCTTCGAGAACTATTGACCGACTACGGTGAACTGTTCGAAGTATGGTTCGATGGAGCCAATGGCGGGTCAGGTTTTTATGGGGGTGCCAACGAGACCCGTAAAATCGATAACAAAACCTATTACGAATGGGAAAAGACCACCGCCATGGTTCGCGAACTACAGCCCAATGCGGTAATATTCAGCGATGGTGGCCCCGATATTCGCTGGGTCGGCAATGAAGAAGGCTGGGCCAATGAGACAAACTGGAGCATCATGAGAAGAGATGAGATCCATCCCGGTTGGCCTCGGTACGTAGAATTGCGTTCAGGGCATGAAAATGGCACCCATTGGTTGCCCGCAGAGGTAAATACCTCAATACGGCCCGGTTGGTATTACCATCCCCGAGAAGACCACCAGGTAAAATCATTGCCAAGACTGGTACGCACCTACTACGAATCAATAGGAAGAAACGGAAATTTCTTGTTGAACCTGCCCGTTGATGCCCGAGGACTTGTTCATGAAAAGGATGTCGAACAATTGGTGGCCCTTAAAAAACAGATCGATCGCGATTTTGCCCACGAGCTGGCACAAAGCCAACAAATCCAGGCCTCAGATGTACGGGGCAACAGTAAAAGCTATAATGCCGAAAAGGCCATCGATGGCAACAAAGACACCTATTGGGCCACTGATGATGATATAACCTCGGCATCCATTACCCTCAAATTCAATGAACCTACCGAAGTAAACCGCATCTTGCTGCAAGAGTACATTCCCCTGGGGCAACGGGTAAAAAGATTTGCGGTTGCCGCCGAAGTGGATGGCGATTGGAAGACGCTACACGAACAAACGACCATAGGGTATAAGCGCATTCTGCGATTTAACACCACGAAGACTTCCAAGATAAAGGTCGACATCATCGAATCAAAAGGCCCGATCACGCTATCGAACCTTGAGTTGTACCATGCCCCCAACTTATTGGTCGAACCCACGATCTCAAGAAACCGAGAGGGAATGGTATCGCTCTCAGTGCCCGATGAAAAAGTCGATATCCACTATACCTTGGATGGAAACCCCCCTACCCCGTCCTCAAAAAAATACCAACAGCCTTTCATGGCCCCAATGCCCGTTACGATAAAGGCGCTGGCCGTCAATCCTGTCAATGGCAAGCAAACCTCCATTGCAAGTGGTTATTTTGACATTCCCAAAAAAGATTGGAACGTGGTATCAGCGACCAAAGAAAACGATACTATTGTGGAACATCTTATGGATGAAGACCCCAACACATTTTGGGCTACCAAAAAAAGGGAAGTCACCATAGACCTAGGCCAAGCACATGAATTGAAGGGTTTTACCTATTGGCCCAACCAAGAACGTTATCCGTTCGGCATCATTACCCACTATGAGTTTTTGGTGAGCATTGACAACAAAGACTGGAAATCGGTCGCTACCGGCGAGTTCGGTAACATCGCCAATAATAGAATCGAACAAAAGATTACTTTTAATAGAACCAAGGGCCGATACATCAAACTACGTGCCTTGAGAACAAATGGTACCGATCCACGTGTATCATTCGCTGAAATTGGAGTGTTGACCGCAAATTGA